Sequence from the Gammaproteobacteria bacterium genome:
GGCGGGATCCCCCTTCCCTGGTCCATTCAGGTCAGTCTAGGGGATTGCCGCGGGGCGCGCTGCCTTTATGGAATCAGCCAGAACACGCCGATGAAATGGCAGACGCTGCCGCCGATGCAGAACAGGTGCCAGATGCCATGGTGGTGCGGCAGCTCTTCCCAGAGATAGAACACCACGCCGAGCGTGTAGGCCAGCCCGCCAGACAGCACCAGCACGAAGGACACGAAGGGCAGGGATTCGTACATCGGGATGATCGCGGCAAGGCCCGCCCAGCCCATGGCAATGTAGGCCAGCGTCGAAACGAGGTCGAAGCGATCGGTGAAGAACACTTTCAATCCGATGCCGATCGCAGCAAGTGACCACAGCACGAAGAACAGCGGCCAGCCCCAGTTGTCGGCCATGCTGATCAGCAGGAAGGGCGTGTAGGTGCCCGCGATCAAGAGATAGATGGCCATGTGGTCGACGGCCTGCAGCACCTCCTTCACCCGCCCCGGCGGCGCGGCATGGTAGAGCGTGGACACCAGGTAGAGAAGAATCAATGAGGCCGAATACACGCTCATGGTGGTCACGTGAACGACATTGCCGTTCATCGCCGCCAGGGTGATCAGCACGGGCACGCTGCCCACCGCCAGCAGGAACCCGAGGAAATGGGTGATGACGTTGACGACCTCGTGTCGTGGCCAGCGCGGATGCTCGGCGCGAATCTCGCGGTTCATCTTCTGCATCTCGAGTTCTTCGTCGCGGTCGGTCACGTGCTTTCCCGGGGTTCGAATGAGAGCGAAGAATCGCATTCCTGCAGCAAAGAGAAAAGCACTGGCAGGCTGATGTGGTAGTTTTCAGGCGGGGCACGACCACCGGGACGGTGAAATGGCTGCGGCGTCCGCCGGAACCTGCAGCCGGTCCGCTGGTCAGACAAGGCAACAGATAATTACCAGGGGGAGTCAGGCGTGGAAACCATCAAGAAGATTTTCTTCAATGCGAGCGGCAAGTTGCGGAACGGCTGGTGGGTGCTGGCCTTCATTGCCGTGTACTTCGTCATCGGATTCTCGTATCGCTTCGGCATGAACCTGCTGGGCGAGGACGTGCTGCCCAGGGATCTTGGCCTGGCGATCGGCATCGGCCTGATCCTGCTGGCGACCTGGATCGTCATGCGCTTGCGGAAGGAGCGATTGAGCGATGTCGGCCTGGTGATGAATTCGCGCTGGGCCCGCGATTTCTTCATCGGCACCGGCCTGGGCATCGCGATGATCCTGGTCACGGCCACGCTGGTGATGGCGTTCGCCGGCGTCCGTTTTGCCATGAATCCGGAGGCCAGTGTCACGACCATGCTGTATGGCCTGTATTTCTTCCTGATCGTGTCCCTGCGCGAGGAGCTGCTGTTCCGCGGTTTCATTTTCCAGCGTGCGATCGACGGTCTTGGGCCCTGGGGGGCGCAAGTGCTGTTCGGGCTGTTCTTTGCTGTTGCACATTTCGGCAATCCCGGCATGGAAGGGGTGACCTTTGTGGTAGCGACCATCGTGATCGCACTGGCAGCCATCTTCCTGGGCGCGGCCTACATCAAGACAAGAAGCCTCGCCCTGCCGATCGGCATTCACCTTGGCTGGAACTGGGCCCAGGGCTACGTCCTGGGTTTCGGCGTCA
This genomic interval carries:
- a CDS encoding type II CAAX endopeptidase family protein, with translation METIKKIFFNASGKLRNGWWVLAFIAVYFVIGFSYRFGMNLLGEDVLPRDLGLAIGIGLILLATWIVMRLRKERLSDVGLVMNSRWARDFFIGTGLGIAMILVTATLVMAFAGVRFAMNPEASVTTMLYGLYFFLIVSLREELLFRGFIFQRAIDGLGPWGAQVLFGLFFAVAHFGNPGMEGVTFVVATIVIALAAIFLGAAYIKTRSLALPIGIHLGWNWAQGYVLGFGVSGTEVDGILEPSFGDAPVWLSGGNFGVEASVFAIAVVIGLTVLVWKWKLLEPAAAR
- a CDS encoding hemolysin III family protein — protein: MTDRDEELEMQKMNREIRAEHPRWPRHEVVNVITHFLGFLLAVGSVPVLITLAAMNGNVVHVTTMSVYSASLILLYLVSTLYHAAPPGRVKEVLQAVDHMAIYLLIAGTYTPFLLISMADNWGWPLFFVLWSLAAIGIGLKVFFTDRFDLVSTLAYIAMGWAGLAAIIPMYESLPFVSFVLVLSGGLAYTLGVVFYLWEELPHHHGIWHLFCIGGSVCHFIGVFWLIP